One region of bacterium BMS3Abin08 genomic DNA includes:
- the dnaX_1 gene encoding DNA polymerase III subunit tau — translation MGTINRVAGHERPRGILLGSLKKGRVATTYLFSGESGVGKKLMAVEFAKAVVCQSPVEVENFTDACDNCILCRKFSASLHPDLKIVLPEKGMIKIEQVREVIDFLSLKPFEASKKVVIIDDADCMNLPASNALLKTLEEPPDECLIILISSVPDMIIDTIRSRCFTIRFSLLNMSDCERVIREKIQDKSEDALKELIRLSMGRPGVVLREDALLLTQQAEDIICSLTDGGESIKWRDRFEMEDWLNRFLLILRDLMVVKIDGKGDTPLIHPFLRVKLVDISKRISIQDIIKLYRECAGIVGALRLNLNVSVVLNYVSFLIKECYGSNVR, via the coding sequence ATGGGCACTATCAATAGAGTAGCAGGTCATGAAAGACCAAGAGGTATCCTCCTTGGTTCGCTGAAGAAGGGTAGGGTGGCGACGACCTATCTCTTCAGCGGTGAGAGTGGTGTGGGTAAGAAACTGATGGCGGTCGAGTTTGCCAAGGCCGTTGTCTGCCAGTCCCCCGTAGAGGTGGAAAACTTCACAGACGCCTGTGATAACTGTATCTTATGCAGGAAGTTTTCCGCCTCTTTACACCCGGATTTAAAGATTGTTCTCCCTGAAAAAGGCATGATAAAGATAGAACAGGTTCGCGAGGTTATTGATTTTCTCTCCCTAAAGCCGTTTGAGGCCTCTAAAAAGGTGGTTATAATCGATGATGCAGATTGCATGAACCTTCCGGCCTCCAATGCCTTACTGAAGACACTGGAAGAACCGCCTGATGAATGCCTGATTATACTAATCAGCAGTGTTCCGGATATGATTATTGATACCATAAGGTCAAGGTGCTTTACGATAAGATTTTCTCTCCTGAATATGTCTGATTGTGAAAGGGTGATCAGGGAGAAAATACAAGACAAGTCTGAAGATGCGCTTAAGGAACTGATCCGGCTTTCAATGGGACGTCCGGGTGTAGTGCTGAGAGAAGATGCCCTGCTCTTAACACAACAGGCAGAGGACATCATCTGCAGCCTGACCGATGGTGGTGAGTCAATCAAGTGGAGGGACAGGTTTGAGATGGAGGACTGGCTTAACAGGTTTCTCCTGATACTCCGGGATCTGATGGTTGTAAAGATTGACGGCAAGGGGGATACCCCCCTGATCCACCCCTTTCTCAGGGTGAAGCTTGTTGATATCAGTAAGAGGATCAGCATTCAGGATATAATTAAACTGTACAGGGAATGCGCCGGCATTGTAGGTGCATTGAGGTTAAATCTCAATGTTTCCGTTGTATTAAATTATGTATCTTTCTTGATAAAGGAGTGTTATGGAAGTAATGTTAGGTGA